TCGCGCTGTCCCGGGCGCGCATGCGCTTCACCGGGCAGAGCACCAACGTCGCGTCGCGCATCCCCGCCTTCTTCGTCGTCGACCTGCCGGCGGCCCTCTACCGGATCCGGTGACTGACGCTCGCCGTCGCCCTCGTGACCGTCGCCGTCGTCGCGCTCTACACCACCTGGATCCTCCGCGACCCGTCGATGATCGCGAGCCTCGGCAGCGACGCCGACCTCCGGAAGTACGTCGAGGACGACTTCATCGACTACTACAGCGAGAACCCGGCGGCCTCGTTCGCGGGCCAGGTCTGGACGAACAACGCGTGGATCGCCGCGCAGTGCGTGGCCTTCGGCGTCACGGGGCTCTGGGTGCCGTACGTGATCCTGCAGAACGCGCAGGGCCTCGGCACGACGACCGCGGTGATGTTCTCCTACGGCGAGGGCGACACGTTCTTCTCCTACATCCTCCCGCACGGCCTGCTGGAGCTGACGGCGATCTTCGTGGCGGCCGCCGCGGGCCTGCGCATCTCGTGGGCGTGGATCGCGCCCGGTGCGCGCACGCGCGGGCAGGCGCTCGCCGAGGACGGGCGCGCGCTGATCACGGTGGCGATGGGGCTCGTGCTCGTGCTGCTCGTCTCGGGTGTCATCGAGGGCTTCGTGACGCCGCAGCCGTGGCCGGTGCCGCTCAAGATCGGGATCGGCGCGGTCGCCCTCGGGGCGTTCCTCTTCTACATGGTCGTCGTGGGCGGCCGGGCGGTGCGCCAGGGCGCGACGGGCGACCTCGACGAGTTCGAGGCGGGCGGCCGGCGGATCGTCGCGGGCTGAGCCCCCGGGATCCGCCGCGCCGCCCGCCTCGCGGGTCGTGCGGGTGATGCGGGTCAGGCCGCGGGATCCACCTCGGCCTCCAGCGGCGTCGCGCTCACCGAGGTGCCCACGTGCAGGCGGAACGCGCCGGGCTCGCGCTGCCAGCCGCCGTCCCAGTGCGCGAAGGTCCGCGCGCCGATCGCGATGTCCACGTCGGCGGACGCGCCGGCCGCGAGCTCGACGGACGCGAAGCCCGCGAGCCAGCGCACGGGACGGTCGACCGCGGATCCCTCGCGCGACAGGTAGGCCTGCACGACCTGCTTGCCGGCGCGGTCGCCCGTGTTGGCCACGGTGACGGTGGCGGTGATCCCGCCCGCGCCGTCCTCGGCCACGCGCAGGTCGTCGAGCGCGTGCGTCGTGTAGCCGAGGCCGTGGCCGAACTCGTACGCCGGGGTCGCGCCCGAGCGGAGCCACGCGCGGTAGCCGACGTGGATCCCCTCGTCGTAGACGACCTTCCCGTCGACCGGCGTGACGGACCGGACGGGCACGTTCTCCTCGGTGGCGGGCCACGTGGTGGGGAGGCGGCCGCCCGGCTCGACGTCGCCGAACAGCACGTCGGCGAGGGCGCCGCCGAACTCCTGGCCGCCGAACCACGCGAGGAGGACGGCCTGCACGTCGTCGCGCCAGGGGAGGAGCACGGGCGAGCCCGAGTTGACGACCACGATCGTGCGCGGGTTCGCGGCGGCGACGCGGCGCACCAGCTCGTCCTGCCGGCCGGGGAGCGCGAGCGAGTCGCGGTCGAAGCCTTCCGACTCGACCTGCGCGTTGGTGCCGACGACGAGGATCGCGACGTCCGCGCCGGTCGCGGCCTCGACGGCCTCGTCGAGCAGGCGGTCGGGCGCGGACTCGTCGGCCTCGAGGCCGACCGTGATCCCGAGGATCCCCGCGAGCCCGCCCGGCATGCTGGTGAGCTCGAACTCGACCCGGAGGTCCACCGTCTCGCCCGCGGTCGTCTGGAGCGGCGCGGAGATCGAGGGCGGCGACATGAGGCTCGCGCCGAGGTCCATGCCCACGGGCGCGGCGCCGTCCTCGCGGAGGAGCCGGCCGTCGGCGTACACGCGGCCGCGTCCCGTGGCGCTGAAGCCGAACAGCACCTCGCCGGTGGCCGCGGGTGTCCAGCGCGCGGTGATCTCGATCACCGCGGCGGTGCCGGTGGGCGCGTCGCCGCCGAAGTACATGAGCGTCGTCGCGCGGCGGTCCTCGGCGAACATCTCCGCGCCGTCGGCGTCGAGGAAGCGGACGAGCGCGCCGGGCTCGCCCGTGCGCGGGTTGACGATCTCCGCGAGCGGCAGCTCCTGGATCCCCTTCTGCACGACCGCGCCCCGCGCGTACCGCACCTCGACGCCGTCGCCGAGCGCCTCGAGGATCCCATCGAGCGGCGTCACCACGTGCTCCGGGATCACGGTCGCGCTGCCGCCGCCCTGCGTGCGCGCCTCGACGGCGTTGTGGCCGATGACGGCCACGGATCGGAGCGCGGAGGCGTCGAGCGGCAGCGCGGCGTCCTCGTTGCGGACGAGCACGGCGCCGGCCGCGGCGGCCGTGCGCGCGAACGCGACGCCGTCCTCGACCTCGACGGGCGCGGGCACGACGGCGTCGAAGCCCTCGAGCGCGCCGACGCGGGCGGCGAGGCGCAGCAGGCGGACCACCTTGCGGTCGACGTCGGACTCGGGCACGCGCCCGTCGCGCACGGCGGCGAGGAGCGCGTCGCCCCATGCGCCGACCGGTCCCGGCATCTCGAGGTCCTGGGAGGCGCGCGCGGCGTCGACGCTGCGGACGCCCGTCCAGTCGCTCACCACCACGCCGTCGAACCCCCACTCGGAGTTGAGCGGCGTCTCGAGCAGGTCGTTCTCGGTGGAGGTCGTGCCGTTGATGGAGTTGTACGAGCTCATCACGAGCCAGGCGCGCGATTCGACGACGGCCTTCTCGAAGGCCGCGAGGTAGAGCTCGCGCAGCGCCCGCTCGGAGACGACGCTGTCGGCCGTGAAGCGGTCGGTCTCGTACTCGTTGGCGACGTAGTGCTTCGGGGTCGCGCCGACGCCGTTCTCCTGGACGCCCGCGACGTAGGCGGCGGCGAGGTCGGCCGTGAGGAGCGGATCCTCGCTGAACGCCTCGAAGTGCCGGCCGCCGTAGGGCGAGCGGTGCAGGTTGATGGTCGGGCCGAGCACCACGTCGACGCCCTTGCGGCGCGCCTCGACCGCGGACGCGCGGCCGTAGCGGGCGGCGATCCCGGTGTCCCAGCTGGAGGACAGCGCGGACGCCGACGGCAGGTTGAGCGAGGGCGAGCGCTCGTCCCAGACCTCGCCGCGCACGCCGCTCGGGCCGTCGGAGACCAGCATGCGGCGCAGGCCGATCCCCTCGACGGGCCAGGTGGTCCAGAAGTCGCGGCCCGTGATGAGCTGCACCTTCTGCTCCAGCGTGAGTCGCGCGGCGAGCTGCTCGAGACGTGCGGCCTCGGGGTCGAGCGGGGTGGCGGCGTGCGGGTCGGTGGCGTGCGGGTCGGTGGCGTGCGGGTCCATGGGTGCTCCTCGGGGGACGTCGGTGTCGGGTCGATCCTGCTCGTGACGCGTGCTCATCGGACGCCCTTCACTCGGAACGCGGCGACCGCGCCGAGGAGGCCGGCCGCGGCGCCCGCGATGAAGAGGCCCGGGTAGCCCGCGATCCCGACGACGCCGCTCGCGGCGGTGGGCACGAGCGACTGCGGCAGCGCCTGCGCGATGTTGACGACGCCGAGGTCCTTGCCGTTGTCGGAGTCGCTCGGCAGCACGTCGGTGATGAGCGCGAGGTCCACCGCGTAGAACGAGCCGATGCCCGCGCCGATGACGAGCTGCGCGACGTAGACGACGGCGAGGCTGGGCGCGAGGGCGAGGATCACGAGGCCGATGACGGCGACGAGCGCCGCGGCGGCCACGAAGACCTTGCGGCGGCCGAGCCGGTCGCTCAGCCAGCCGGCCACGAAGGTGGTGGAGACGACGCCGATCACGTTGAAGAGCGTCGCGACGAAGACGGCGTTGGCGACGTCGGCCTGCGCGACCCCGAGGTCGTCGATGAGGTAGAAGGCGAGGTAGTTCGTGGCCGTCACGGCGCTGGCCGTGAGGAGGAAGCGCATGAGCCAGGCCCAGCCGAAGTCGGGGTTCCTGCGCGGGTCGAACACGAACGAGCCGAGCAGCTCCTTCACGCTGAGGCGCGCGGTCGGCCGCTCGGTGAGCACGCGGTCGTGGAAGACGAGCGCGAAGACGACGACCACGGCGACGCCGATCGCGCCCGGTACGAGCACCTGCTGCGTCGTGGTGGTGAACAGCTGCACGATGAAGGTGCCGACCACGAGCGAGCCGTTCTGCGCGACGCCGATGGCCGCGGCGACCCGGCCGCGGTTGCGTGGGCGGGCGGAGTCGGCCATGACGGCGATGAGCGCCGCGATGGCGGCGTTGAAGCAGCCCTGCACGAGCATCCAGGCGCCCACGAGCGCGAGCACGGTGGTGGCCTGCGTGAGCAGGATGAGCGCGCCGTAGCCGAGGACGACGCCGCCGATGATCCACGGCCGGCGCATGCCGAACCGGCCCGGCGTGCGGTCGGAGAGGCGGCCCGCGAGCGGGTTGACGACCAGGGCGACGAGCGCGCCGAGGCCGAGCACGAGGCTCAAGGTGCCCGCGGTGTCGTCGGGCGCGATCTCGGCCACTTTGAGCGCGAGCGACACGATGATGGGCGGCAGCAGGGCCACGAACAGCCCGAGGAGCGCGATGGGCATCCCGATCTCGGCGCGACGGGATCCGGGTGGGCGGGCCCCGCCGGGTCGTCCGCTGCGGGCGCGCGACGCGCCCTCGGTCTGCTGATCTCGGACTGCGTCGGCTACGGTGCCTCCAGGTTCCCGTCCGCCCTCGTCGGCGGAACGGCACGAAGGTAGCACGAGAAACCGACCCGCGGTAGGTATTTAGGGCTCTCGCGGATCGCTAGGGTCGAGCCATGGCAGTCGACGAGGGACCGCGCCGCTACGCCAAGGGGGCGGCCCGGCGCCGCGAGATCCTCGAGGCCGCCCTGGCCCTGATCGCCGAGCGCGGCTACTCCGCGTCGTCGCTGCAGGAGATCGCGGACGCCGTGGGCATCAGCAAGGCCGGCGTCCTGCACTACTTCGAGTCGCGCGAGGCGCTCATCGCCGCCGTGCTCGAGGAGCGCGACGCCCATTCGGTCGCCGACTTCCGGGAGGCGATGCCGGACCGGGATCCCACGGACATGGTCGGGATGCTCCTGCGCGCGAGCTCGCACAACGGTGACACGCCGGGTCTCGTCGCGCTCTACTCGCGCCTCGTCGTGGACGCGGCCGGGGCCGAGCACCCGGCGCACGCGTACATCGCCGGCCGCTACGCCCGCGTCGTCGGCGCCGTCGCCGACCAGGTGCGCGCGCTCGACGTCGAGCTGCCCGCGGGGCTCGACCCCGACTCCTTCGCGCGCGTCGCGGTCGCGGTGAGCGACGGGCTGCAGCTGCAGTGGAGCTACCGGCCGGAGATCGACATGCGCGACGCGCTCGAGCGGGCGATCCGCGCGCTCAGCGGCGGGGTGCTCCCGCTGCCATCGGCGGATCCGGCGGCCGCGCCCGCCTGAGACCGGGCGCCCGCCGTCGGCCGGACCCGTCGACAGGGCCTTCCGTCGGACCGTCCGGCCTCAGAGCCGCCCGGTGGCCTTCAGCCGGATGTAGCGGTCGGCCAGCGCGGGCGGCAGGTCGGCCGGCGCGCCCGTGACCACGTCGGCTCCGAGCCGTCGGACGGCCGCCTCCACGCGCGCCACGTCGAGGAGCGCGCGCTCGGCGGCCGCGGCGCGGTAGACGGCGGCGCGGCCGGAGCGGTCGGCGGCGCGCTCGGCGAGGCCCGGATCCACGACCGCGGCCACCAGCACGTGGTGCGTGCGCGTCAGCTGCGGCAGCACCTGCAGGAGCGCGCGCGAGCTGCCGGGGGAGTCGACGGCGGTGAGCAGCACCACGAGCGAGCGCTGCGAGACGATGCGGCGCACGAGCGCGGGCACCGCGGTCCAGTCGGTCTCGAGCAGCTCGGGATCCACGGGCGCGAGCGCGTCGACCATGCGCGAGACGACGTCGCCGCCGGATCCCGCCCGCACGCGCGCCCGGACGCGGCGGTCGTGCGCCACCATGTCCACCCGGTCGCCCGAGCGCGTGGCGAGCGCGGCCAGCAGCAGCGACGCCTCGAACGCGGTGTCGAGGCGCGTCTCGTCCCGGATGCGGCCCGCGGCCGTGCGCCCCGTGTCGAGCACCAGCACCACGCGCCGGTCGCGCTCGGGCCGCCAGGTGCGGACGACCACGTCCTGCCGGCGGGCGGTCGCGCGCCAGTCGATGGAGCGCACGTCGTCGCCGCGCACGTAGTCGCGCAGGCTGTCGAACTCGGTGCCCTGGCCGCGCACCATGAGGGCGGTGCGCCCGTCGAGCTCGCGCATGCGGGCGAGCCGCGAGGGCAGGTGACGGCGGGAGCGGAACGGCGGCAGCACGCGCACGGCGCCGGGGGAGATGAGCGTCGCCTGGCGCGCGGCGAGGCCGAGCGGGCCGGCGGAGCGGATCGTGACGCGCTCGGTGCGGCGCTCGCCGCGGCGCGTGGGCGTGAGGGTCAGGCGGATCGCGCGGCGCTCGCCGGCGGGGATCCGCACCCGGTCGCGCGTGGAGGACGCGCCCGCCGACGGCTGCCAGGCGTCGCGCACCACGCCGCGCAGCGTGCGGGATCCGCGGTTCGTCACGAGCAGCACGCTCTCGCCGGTCTCGTCGAGGCGGATCCTGGCGGGCAGGCTCCGCTCGAGCGCGACGGCACGTGGGCTCGCGGCCAGGGCCAGGTCGGTCGCCTCGAGCACGGCGACCAGGAGGATCCAGCCCGCGAGGAGCGCGTAGGCCGCGTCCGACCCGTCGCCGAGCGCGACGAGCGGCGCGATCCCCAGGAGGAGGAGCGCGACCGTGCGTCCGGTGAGGGCCATCTAGGTGTACTGGGTCATGACGTTGGTGACACTCGGGCCGCGGGCGTGAGCCCGTGGCTTGAGTGGATTCGTTCAGTGTTGTAGTGCTCGATGAAGGGGTCAAGCGCGTCGGCGCGGTGTTGGTTGCTGGTGAAGGGTTGCCGGTAGGCCCACTCGGTCGCGAGGGTCCGGTTGAAGCGCTCGACCTTGCCGTTCTGCCAGGGGCAGTGCGGGCGGATGAACTTCTGCCGCGCGCCCAGGTCCTGGACGGCGTTCTTGAACGCGGTCGAGTGCCGGTAGGCGAACGCGTTGTCCGTGATGACCCGCTCGATCCGGGTGATCCCGCGCCCGGCGAAGTACGCCGCTGCGCGGGTCAGGAACCCGGCCGCGGTCGCGCCTTTCTCATCGGGATGGATCTCCGCGTAGGCGAGACGGGTGTGGTCATCGACCGCGGCATGGACGTAATCGAACCCGATCCCGCGGCCGCGGACCTGCTCGCTGCGCCCGTGGACCCGCCAGCCGCCTCCGTCCGGGATCCTCCCGAGCTTCTTCACGTCCACGTGGATCAGATCACCCGGATGCTCGTGCTCATACCGGTGCGCCGTTGACCGGGATGCCCGGATCACGGCCCCGGTGACGGGGTCCAACCATGCCAACGGCGGCGCCCCGTGCCGGCGCAGGATGCGGGAGATCGTGCGGGCCGGAACGCTCGTCACCGGAGCCAGCCGGGCGGGCCCGAACCGAAGTTCCGCGCGCGCAGCCAGCACGGCGCCTTCCTGTTCCGGACTCGTCCTCGCCGGCATCGACCGTGGTCTCGAGGACCGATCCGCGAGCCCCGCGACACCCTCCTGACGGAACCGGGCCACCCACCGATGCGCGCACTGACGCGACACCCCGAGCTCGCGAGCCACATGCGACACCGGACGACGATCCTCGACCACCCGGCGAACGAGGAGAAGCCGACCATGAACAGTCAACCGGGCATTAGCGATGGGACATCGAGGCCTCCTGGCGATGGTTGAACTAGACAGCTCCATCAAGCCAGGAGGCCTCTTCACGCCGCCAGAAGTGTCACCAACGTCACGGCCGGGTACATCTAGCGGCGCGCCACTAGATCGGCACCTGCACCTGCGCCATGACCCCGCGGAGCACGGCGTCGACGGAGACGCCCTCCAGCTCCGCCTCGGGCCGCAGCGCGATGCGGTGGCGCAGCACCGGCAGCACCATCTCCTGCACGTGGTCGGGCGTCACGGCGTCGAAGCCGCTCAGCCACGCCCAGGCGCGGCTCGCGGCCAGGAGGCTCGTGGATCCGCGCGGCGACACCCCGAGCTGCACCGACGGCGAGCGGCGGGTCGCCCGCGCGAGGTCGACCATGTAGGCGAGCACGTCGGCGCCCACGCGCACCTCGCGCACGGCCGCCTGCGCGCGATGCAGCCCGTCCGCGTCGAGCACGGGACGGACGCCGGCCGCCTCGAGGTCGCGCGGGTCGAAGCCCGCGCAGTGTCGGCGGAGCACCTCGACCTCGGCGTCCCGCTCGGGCAGGTCGAGCACGAGCTTCAGCAGGAAGCGGTCCAGCTGCGCCTCGGGCAGCGTGTAGGTGCCCTCGTACTCGACGGGGTTCTGCGTGGCCGCGACGAGGAAGGGATCCGGCAGCGCGTGGCTCTCGCCGTCGACCGTGACCTGCCGCTCCTCCATCGCCTCGAGCAGCGCCGACTGGGTCTTCGGCGGCGTGCGGTTGATCTCGTCCGCCAGCAGGATGCTCGTGAAGACGGGTCCGCGGCGGAACGAGAACGCGCCCTCGCGGGAGTCGTAGACGAGGGATCCCGTGATGTCGCCCGGCATGAGGTCGGGCGTGAACTGCACGCGCGCGGTGTCGAGGCGCAGGGCCTGGCTGAGCGAGCGGACGAGCAGCGTCTTCGCCACGCCGGGCACGCCCTCGAGGAGCACGTGGCCGCGGGCGAGGAGGGCGATGATCATGCCGGTCACGGCGCCGTCCTGCCCGACGACGGCCTTCCCGACCTCGGTCCGGACGGCGAGCAGGCTGGTGCGGAGGTCGTCGGTCATGGATCCATTCTCCTGGTGGGGTCGGTCGGGTCTGCGGGATCGGCGGCGCGGGCGACCCGGCGCTCGAGGTCGGCGAGGCGCGCGGCGAGGTCGACGAGGACGCGGTCGGTGCGGGGGCGGTCGTCGAGGAGCAGGGCGCGGATCCCCGCGGGGTCCTCGCGGAGGGTGGCGGCGGACGCGCCCACGACGTCGTCGACGGAGGCGAGGCGGCCGAGCGCGAGCGCCGACGCGATCCGGTCGACCGTGCCCACGCGCAGCGCGTCGAGGGCGTGGCCGCGCGCATCCGCCCGCTGGTAGAGCCGCGCGCGGCCCTCGGCGGTCTCGTCGGCGCGCACCACGACGGGCAGCCGCTCCACCACGAGCGGGCCGAAGCGGCGGCCGCGCCACACGGCGGCGGCGAGGGCGGCGGCGCCCAGCAGCAGGATCGCCGGGGTCACCCACCCGGGCGTCAGCTCGCCCAGCGTGGGCGGCGCGTCGGAGGCGGCATCGTCCGGCGACGGCGTGTACCAGACGAGCCGCGGCCGCTCGCCGAGCACGCCCAGCGCGAGGGCGGCGGATCCCTGCTCGGCGATGCGGCCGTTCGTCAGGATGGGATCCGCGCCGAGCACGGTCACCGTGCCGCCGGGCGCGAGCGTCGCCGGCACCTGGAGCAGCGCGAACGCGTCGCCGGTGTCGTCGGGGAAGCACGTGACGGCGTCGGACGCATCGTCGCCGAGGTACCGGAACACGGGCGCGTCGTCGGGCACCGATCCGGCGGCCCGCGCGGCAGGCAGCGCGCATGCGGCGTCCAGCGCGCGGTCGGCGGACTCGGCCGCGCCGCCCGCCGCGACGTCGGGCGCGATGGCCTGCAGCGTGCGGAAGTCGGGGGCCAGCAGCACCGTGCGCGTCGACAGGCGGCCGACCTCCGCCAGCCGCGCGTCGTCGAGGCGGTCGGACGTGGCGCCGAGCACGAGTGTCGCGTCGTCGCCGTCCCCGACGGAGGCCCGGGCCTCGGCGAGCGTCGTGGCGAGCGTGACCTCGACGCCCTGCCCCTGGAGCACGCGGGCGAGCGCCTGCGTGCCACCGGGCGCGGGGTTGTCGGGGGCGAGCGCGTCGCCCTGGCGCGCGGCGCCGGAGACCGCGAGCGAGGCCAGCGCGACGACGACGGCAAGGGCGGCCAGCGCGATCCACGTCCCGGCCCGCCGGAGCGCCTGTCGCGGCGTCCGGGTCGCGGCCGTCGCGAGGGCGGCGGCGGCGGGCATGGGAGCGCTCACCGCTGACCCGCGCCCACGGGCTCGTGCAGCACGGGGACGGCCGTGCGGAGGTCGCGGTCGAGGGCGGAGAGCCGGTCGAGCATCTCCTCCGTACCGGGTCGGCCGAGGTAGCGCACGGCGTCGAAGTCGTCGGCGGCCCCGACGAGGCGCGCGGCGTGGGCGGGGTGCGCGGATCCCGCGCGCCGGGCGAACCCGCGGGCGGTGGTCCCCGGATCCACGGCCACGATCGTGCGCTCGGCCTGCTCGCGCGCGATGGCCCGGAAGAGGTCGGATGCGGCCGCCGCCAGGTCGCCCGCCCGACGGGACGCCTCGGCCGCGCGGCGCAGCTCCTCGGCGGAGCGCCGGTCGTCGGATCCGAACAGCCCGTCGCCACGCGCGGCCGCCCGCCTGCGGTCCCGCCGCGGCGCCCCGAAGACGAGGAACGCCACCACGACGACCGCGAGGACGAGCACGCCGATCACGACGGGCGCGAGGTCGGCGAGGCCCCCGCCCGCCCCGCCGAGGAGGTCGGCGATCCAGTCGCCCACCGCCTGCGCCGCGAGGTCGAGCGCGTTCGGGCGGGCGGCCTCGTACTCCGGCTTCGCGAGCTCGTCGAGGAGCAGCCGGCGCGCGTCGTCGGCGTCGGGATCCACCGGGACCGCGGCCGCATGCGCGACCGCGGCGAGGAGGAGGGAGCCGGTCACGCGCGTCCCGGACCGGCGGTGGTCGCGCCGGCAGCGGGCGCCGCGTACGGATCCCGCGCGTCCGGCCCGGTCGCCGAGTCCGCGCCCGCCGCGCGCTCCTCGGCGAAGCGCGCGAGCTCGAGGTCGAGCCCCTCGCGCCGCATCCGCAGGTCGATGTAGAGGATGGCCGCGTTGGCGGACGTGACGACGGCGCCGATGCTCCCCACCACCACGCTCACCACGAGCGAAAGCAGCTGCGCGCCGAGATAGAAAACCGCGGAGGCGTCGAAGGTCTGGAAGTCGAGCTCCCCGTTCGGGAAGAGCACGCCCTGCAGGATGGAGGTCAGCAGGGTCAGCGGGATGGTCACGACGTTCGTGGCCGCGGACACGATCACCGCGGTGAGCAGCAGGATCCCGAGCACGCGCCAGAACGACCCGATGGTGATCGACCACGACCGCCGGGCCGCCGCCAGCGGACGGAGCCGCTCGATGACGATCGCGCTCGGCACGAGGGCAAGGCGCGTCGAGACCCACGCCGAGACGACCACGAGGCCCATCACGCCGAGGACGCCCACGAGGATCCCCGCGACGATCCCGCCGCCGCCGGCGAGCACCAGCAGTGCGACGATGCCGACGAGCACCCCGAAGACGAGCGTCCACGCGGCCGTGAGGGAGAGGCTCCAGAGCACGAGCGGCACGAGGCGCGGGCGGGCGAGACGCCACAGCGCCCGCATGCGCAGCCGCTCGCCGAGCGTGCCGCGCGCCACCTCGCTCGCCACGACGCCCTGGAGGAAGGCCGACGCGACGATCGACAGCACGATCGTCACGAGCGCGGCGATCACGACCGCCGTGACGCCGCCGGCGATGAGCGGGCCCTGGTCCGCCTCGCGGGCCGAGAAGATGCGCGTGACGACGAAGCCGGTGACGCCGCCGACGATCACGAGGGTCACCACGCCGACGAGACCCTGGATGAGCAGGGCGCTGCCGACCGTCGCGCCGGGGTTCCGCCGCAGGGTCTGGAACGAGCCCGCGAGGATCGCGCCGAGGCCGAGCGGCCGCAGCGGCAGCAGGCCGGGCTTCGGCGGTGGGGTCCAGCCGGGCGCGGAGCCCCAGCCGGGCGGCGGCGGGAAGCCGGCGCCGGGCGGGGCGGCGGACGGGGCGGCGTACGGGGACGCCGGCGGCCAGCCGGGCGGCGGCGGTGCCGCGTGGCCGGCGTCCGACCGCGTGCGATCCGGATCCGGGGACCCTCCCTGACCGGACGGTGCGCCGCCCGGGGCCTGCCAGCTCTGGTCATCGGTCACGGTCGCCAGCCTCCCACAGGCCGCGCGCGAAGTCCCGCGCCGGAGGTGTCCGGCCGATCCCGCCGATCCACCGGCTACCCTGGGGGCACACGAGGACAGGGAACCCAGATCACATGACAGCACGGATCCTGGTGGTCGACGACGACACCGCTCTCGCCGAGATGATCGGCATCGTCCTGCGCACCGAGGGGTTCGAGCCCTCCTTCTGCGCGGACGGCGGCCAGGCGCTCGCCGCCTTCCACGAGGCGAAGCCCGACCTGGTGCTCCTCGACCTCATGCTCCCCGGCCTCGACGGCATCCAGGTGTGCGACCTCATCCGTGCCGAGTCGGGCATCCCCATCATCATGCTCACGGCGAAGTCCGACACGGCCGACGTCGTGAAGGGCCTCGAGTCCGGCGCGGACGACTACATCGTCAAGCCCTTCAACCCGAAAGAGCTCGTCGCCCGCATCCGCACGCGCCTGCGCCCCGCCGCCGCCGCGTCGCCCGGGCTCCTCCAGGTCGGCGACCTCGTGGTCGACGTCGAGGGCCACGAGGTGCGCCGCGGCGAGGACCGGATCAACCTGACGCCCCTCGAGTTCGACCTCCTGCACGCGCTCGCCAGCCGGCCGCAGCAGGTGTTCACGCGCGAGATGCTCCTCGAGCAGGTCTGGGGCTACCAGTA
This window of the Clavibacter sepedonicus genome carries:
- a CDS encoding DUF4129 domain-containing protein → MTGSLLLAAVAHAAAVPVDPDADDARRLLLDELAKPEYEAARPNALDLAAQAVGDWIADLLGGAGGGLADLAPVVIGVLVLAVVVVAFLVFGAPRRDRRRAAARGDGLFGSDDRRSAEELRRAAEASRRAGDLAAAASDLFRAIAREQAERTIVAVDPGTTARGFARRAGSAHPAHAARLVGAADDFDAVRYLGRPGTEEMLDRLSALDRDLRTAVPVLHEPVGAGQR
- the mtrA gene encoding MtrAB system response regulator MtrA, which translates into the protein MTARILVVDDDTALAEMIGIVLRTEGFEPSFCADGGQALAAFHEAKPDLVLLDLMLPGLDGIQVCDLIRAESGIPIIMLTAKSDTADVVKGLESGADDYIVKPFNPKELVARIRTRLRPAAAASPGLLQVGDLVVDVEGHEVRRGEDRINLTPLEFDLLHALASRPQQVFTREMLLEQVWGYQYKADTRLVNVHVQRLRAKVEDDPDNPRIVMTVRGVGYRAGAAA